The following are from one region of the Neurospora crassa OR74A linkage group III, whole genome shotgun sequence genome:
- a CDS encoding integral membrane protein: MATEPSAMETRSIIRKVKPVGYVTPPFPSLHWPPQRDTYSLYDLEDMWRFTLLWTLIIYGLVHLGAAGIALMMQVGKKKSNWKFLWLVPLLYAAVAGAEALLAGCLVGLVVGATYKAGAFSMSTWIPFIWGWVNVLILILSSFRIQGGL, encoded by the exons ATGGCAACGGAACCATCCGCAATGGAAACACGCTC TATCATCCGAAAGGTTAAACCGGTTGGCTATGTcactcctccctttccttccctccACTGGCCTCCTCAACGTGACACCTATAGCCTCTACGACCTTGAGGACATGTGGCGCTTCACTCTTCTCTGGACCCTTATCATCTATGGCCTCGTTCACCTCGGTGCCGCTGGCATTGCGCTCATGATGCAGGTCGGCAAGAAGAAATCCAACTGGAAGTTCCTCTGGCTGGTCCCTTTGCTCtatgctgctgttgctggcgcCGAGGCTCTGCTGGCCGGCTGTCTCGTTGGGCTGGTAGTGGGAGCCACTTACAAAGCGGGCGCATTCTCCATGTCGACGTGGATCCCCTTCATCTGGGGCTGGGTCAACGTGCTCATCTTGATCTTGTCGTCCTTCAGAATCCAGGGCGGTCTTTAG
- a CDS encoding polyadenylation factor subunit 2 → MAWTSPTTIQSITLTLALLTLSSLLVHPFLLSTAIISHHHLWLFCPVTDYGASVVHYMRHRQPRYRGSYAGEVERPSPSYIVDMLPPYARVTNPADSVPSRHLHSSLNKIKHPINVVRWTPEGRRLLTASSSGEFTLWNGTGFNFETIMQAHDSAIRALVYSHSDDWLVSADHDGIIKYWQPNFNNVESIRGHTDPIRDLAFSPNDTKFVTASDDQTLKVFDFAGGSTDMTLTGHGWDAKSCDWHPSRGLIVSGSKDHLVKLWDPRTGRCLTTLHGHKNTITKTLFERVQGNCLATSARDQTARVFDLRMMRDIALLRGHEKDISTLTWHPVHSNLLSTGGSDGSLFHYLLDEPNTAPDGSVMPIPAVYDTADPSSAPAQPIYPAHKIPYAHDFAIWSLDWHPLGHILASGSNDRITRFWSRARPGEAPESFNDRYHIGEAAAEAQGTWDRRGGRHMRQVEEEQELEDEMDGLVDQKMPIKGQPGVGGGGMMPGLSFPSIPGLPLQQVPSSGPGGSGFIPPPPIIPGVGGATGVPPPLPFPIPGMPGLPAGVVPPPLPGLDLKNPPDFSALAEMMKKAGYQPPPPPGSAGAPMPPPGILPPGLIPPPGAAGFPMPPPGFAPPPLIPGAGGPPGGATHPDGGNDQYDSSGRRRAPLPSQEESLRMEQSKGNYTRVR, encoded by the exons ATGGCCTGGACATCACCGACGACAATACAATCGATCACGTTGACACTCGCCCTCCTCACTTTATCCTCACTTCTCGTTCACCCGTTCCTGCTTAGCACCGCCATCATCTCACATCACCATCTCTGGCTGTTCT GCCCCGTCACCGACTATGGTGCTTCAGTAGTTCACTACATGCGCCACAGGCAACCGAGATACCGGGGATCGTATGCTGGTGAAGTTGAAAGGCCCAGCCCGAGTTACATTGTTGAT ATGTTACCACCATACGCCCGAGTCACCAATCCAGCAGACTCCGTACCATCAAGGCATCTTCACTCTTCCCTCAACAAAATCAAACACCCCATCAATGTGGTACGATGGACGCCAGAAGGACGAAGGCTGTTAACGGCCAGTAGCAGTGGAGAGTTTACGCTCTGGAACGGCACAGGATTCAATTTCGAAACGATCATGCAAGCCCACGATTCCGCCATTCGTGCTCTAGTATATTCGCACAGCGACGACTGGCTCGTCTCAGCCGATCATGACGGTATCATCAAATATTGGCAGCCAAACTTCAACAATGTCGAGAGCATTAGGGGCCATACTGATCCCATCCGCGACCTTGCCTTCAGCCCCAACGACACCAAATTTGTCACGGCTTCAGATGATCAGACACTCAAAGTCTTTGACTTTGCTGGCGGCTCAACGGACATGACTCTGACAGGGCACGGATGGGACGCAAAGAGTTGCGATTGGCATCCCAGCAGAGGCCTGATTGTCTCTGGTTCGAAAGATCATCTGGTCAAGCTGTGGGATCCAAGGACGGGTAGATGCCTGACCACGCTTCATGGGCACAaaaacaccatcaccaaaacGCTCTTCGAGAGAGTACAGGGAAACTGTTTGGCAACATCAGCTAGAGATCAGACAGCTCGCGTGTTCGACCTTCGAATGATGCGAGACATCGCCCTCCTCAGGGGCCACGAAAAGGACATATCGACATTGACGTGGCACCCAGTCCACTCCAACCTCCTAAGCACCGGCGGCTCGGACGGCTCGCTATTCCACTACCTCTTGGACGAGCCGAACACCGCGCCCGACGGCTCAGTCATGCCGATCCCGGCAGTTTACGACACCGCCGATCCTTCGTCCGCACCTGCCCAACCCATCTACCCAGCCCACAAGATCCCCTATGCCCACGACTTCGCCATCTGGTCGCTCGACTGGCACCCGCTCGGCCACATCCTCGCCTCGGGATCCAACGATCGCATCACACGTTTCTGGTCTCGCGCAAGACCTGGCGAGGCTCCCGAGTCCTTCAACGACCGGTATCACATCGGCGAGGCAGCAGCCGAAGCTCAAGGCACCTGGGATCGCCGCGGCGGCCGTCACATGCGGCaagtcgaggaggagcaggagctgGAGGACGAGATGGACGGCCTGGTGGATCAAAAGATGCCCATCAAGGGGCAGCCcggcgttggcggcggcggaatGATGCCTGGTCTTTCCTTCCCCAGCATTCCCGGCCTTCCTCTCCAGCAGGTTCCCAGCTCTGGCCCTGGCGGCAGCGGTTTTATaccgccaccacccatcATCCCCGGCGTCGGCGGTGCCACCGGTGTCccgcctcctctccccttccctaTCCCCGGCATGCCCGGTCTGCCTGCCGGTGTCGTCCCGCCGCCCCTTCCGGGTTTAGATCTGAAGAACCCGCCCGACTTTAGCGCGCTCGCTGAAATGATGAAGAAGGCCGGTTAtcaaccgccgccgccgccaggcTCGGCTGGCGCACCGATGCCCCCTCCCGGCATCCTGCCCCCTGGCCTAATCCCCCCGCCGGGCGCGGCGGGCTTCCCTATGCCCCCTCCTGGGTTTGCGCCTCCGCCGCTGAttcctggtgctggtggtccGCCGGGAGGAGCCACTCACCCCGATGGTGGGAATGATCAGTATGATTCGTCAGGGAGGAGACGCGCGCCGTTGCCTAGTCAGGAGGAGAGTCTTAGGATGGAGCAGAGCAAGGGCAATTATACGCGCGTGAGATAG
- the pex8 gene encoding peroxin 8 has protein sequence MSVERLLTNVLRLYQDVHDDDRTEQLYSTTTTLLTHLSNPLNITVLTSQLLNAPAIWERGDGMRACYRVISIFNSAATHVRNKELEAAKLQEQAKHKQPPQPLPLQTHPALHGPPGSRASQGLPPGSRGSQAGPPVPQAPRTGGGLSCDDWVSAVLKGADDKSSRWQHLLVFCGVLLGMTSQKDPRNRHGLSYSMRNTVEQAFVTAVNLALRPNEQPHGQHREPEPPAPPGPIALALTYAFPLLSKSSRLALDCDAIVPVALNGMTGADGLQDGLFLCTIDGDLKQSGNHFTWQENSPSALLLRQLEQKPLVNGLGPLSKVVGFAIEHARDTNVVLQAQNDLLTFTQKLLHEWEASKLSEIEISEEEVYLTQETLQGPWVALWTLLRKVMYGSVAVLQTIVARSLLDPRMRNDAMAPVVASKTLKALRYLYFISSRNGSDAFQVYTFTYLTSVDNLARYSDACASFLRDAKPLNPGTIPPHPLHRTLDLFYLNVAEHLPLKLTPEDCDSLIVQPAMAYLTHSTPLSPRMLELFEAAHSAVLSVLSCPHNAPVTVKLAPFYAEALFSAFPTHISPRQFRLAFKTLMQILSPPYPISSTHPQLAETLLEMVRFRIGVASKVPLPPPETQVQSATPELPVSEQSTLVMTLIDSLPFLHLRIFEDWLTQAAHAVNQIEDVAMREAAKRRFWEILVSGEMDVERSAIGVAWWGTKGGRQAVLYGSQGGLPDVPMMSGAIQNNMDRAKL, from the coding sequence ATGTCGGTCGAACGACTTCTGACCAATGTTCTTCGGTTATACCAGGACGTCCATGACGATGATCGCACCGAACAGTTATactcgaccaccaccacgctgCTGACCCACCTCTCCAACCCGCTCAACATCACCGTCCTCACCTCGCAACTGCTCAATGCGCCAGCAATATGGGAGCGCGGCGATGGCATGAGGGCCTGCTACCGCGTCATCAGTATCTTCAACAGCGCTGCCACCCACGTCCGCAACAAGGAGTTGGAGGCCGCGAAACTTCAAGAGCAAGCCAAACACAAGCAGCCGCCCCAgccacttccacttcagaCACACCCGGCACTGCATGGCCCGCCCGGGTCGCGAGCGTCACAAGGCCTGCCGCCAGGTTCGAGAGGATCTCAGGCAGGACCGCCGGTGCCACAGGCGCCACGCACAGGTGGTGGTTTGTCGTGCGATGACTGGGTATCAGCCGTCCTCAAGGGCGCAGACGACAAGTCCAGCAGGTGGCAGCATCTGCTTGTCTTCTGCGGTGTTCTCCTTGGCATGACAAGTCAGAAAGATCCCAGGAATCGCCATGGCCTGAGCTACTCGATGCGCAATACCGTCGAGCAAGCCTTCGTCACCGCTGTCAACCTTGCCCTCCGCCCCAATGAGCAACCACACGGACAACACCGCGAACCAGAGCCCCCTGCTCCCCCCGGCCCGATAGCGCTGGCCCTCACCTACGCCTTCCCACTACTTTCAAAGTCCTCTCGCCTCGCCCTGGACTGTGACGCTATCGTGCCCGTTGCTCTGAATGGCATGACTGGCGCAGATGGCTTGCAAGACGGCCTCTTTCTTTGCACTATCGATGGAGATCTCAAGCAATCAGGAAACCACTTTACTTGGCAAGAGAACTCCCCATcggctcttcttcttcgccagcTTGAGCAAAAGCCGTTGGTCAATGGACTTGGACCTCTGTCAAAGGTCGTTGGATTTGCCATCGAACATGCGCGTGATACCAACGTTGTCTTGCAGGCTCAGAATGATCTGCTCACGTTTACCCAAAAGCTCCTGCACGAATGGGAGGCTAGCAAGCTCTCGGAAATCGAAATCTCCGAGGAGGAAGTATACCTCACCCAAGAGACTCTACAAGGTCCTTGGGTGGCTCTGTGGACGCTCTTGAGGAAGGTCATGTATGGCTCGGTAGCGGTGTTACAGACCATTGTGGCTCGCAGTCTGCTCGATCCTCGGATGAGGAATGATGCCATGGCACCCGTCGTGGCCAGCAAGACCCTCAAGGCCCtccgctacctctacttcatCTCGTCTCGGAACGGAAGCGATGCCTTCCAGGTATACACCTTCACGTACCTTACGTCCGTTGACAACCTGGCGAGGTACTCGGACGCCTGTGCCAGCTTTCTACGCGATGCGAAGCCACTTAACCCGGGCACCATTCCTCCACATCCCCTTCACAGAACCCTGGACTTGTTCTACTTGAACGTTGCCGAACACCTCCCCCTTAAGCTGACACCCGAGGACTGCGATTCGCTCATTGTGCAACCGGCCATGGCCTACCTGACTCACTCAACCCCCCTCTCGCCACGCATGCTCGAGTTGTTCGAGGCAGCACACAGCGCCGTCCTTTCGGTTCTCTCGTGCCCACATAACGCACCCGTCACCGTAAAGCTCGCCCCTTTCTATGCCGAGGCGCTGTTCTCGGCCTTCCCCACGCACATTTCACCGCGCCAATTCCGCCTGGCCTTCAAGACCTTGATGCAGATCCTTTCCCCCCCGTACCCCATTTCGTCAACCCACCCACAGCTGGCTGAGACACTTTTAGAGATGGTCCGTTTCCGCATAGGTGTCGCAAGCAAGGTGCCATTGCCGCCTCCTGAAACTCAAGTCCAATCGGCCACTCCCGAGCTACCCGTGTCTGAACAGAGTACCTTGGTGATGACCTTGATAGATTCTCTGCCGTTCCTCCACCTCCGGATCTTTGAGGATTGGCTAACCCAGGCCGCTCATGCTGTGAACCAGATCGAAGACGTGGCCATGAGGGAGGCTGCCAAGAGACGGTTCTGGGAGATCCTGGTCAGCGGAGAGATGGACGTCGAGAGATCGGCTATTGGTGTTGCATGGTGGGGGACAAAGGGAGGCAGGCAAGCCGTTCTCTATGGATCTCAAGGAGGACTTCCTGACGTGCCCATGATGAGTGGTGCCATTCAGAACAACATGGACCGAGCCAAGCTCTGA
- a CDS encoding prenyl cysteine carboxyl methyltransferase Ste14, whose protein sequence is MSETPSSSSSAPLATGRSDGPSVHHRQHSRGQTTHINIPAATATATATATHLSEADLSLPTDSPTSANSDLNLVNDRDYFPYQPKSLAGIATRSFCLGIAVTIGVGATVATLFYTSSSLWRLPFFLAALATFHFLEFWTTAAYNTRAADVKSFLLTANWPGYAIAHGFATLECLLTNAFWPNRAWAPFGSGTLLCLLGLALTVIGQVVRSVAMVQAGPSFNHLVQRQRSSAHVLVTSGIYGRFRHPSYFGFFWWALGTQMAMGNVVSFVAYAAVLWKFFSSRIKHEEEFLVKFFGQEYVDYRRRVGTKIPFVP, encoded by the coding sequence ATGTCTGAAactccgtcgtcgtcgtcgtcggcgcccTTGGCTACTGGTCGCAGTGACGGTCCATCAGTCCACCACCGTCAGCATTCACGCGGACAAACCACTCACATTAACATCCCTGCCGCTACCGCTACCGCTACCGCTACCGCTACCCATCTTTCAGAAGCTGACCTTTCCCTTCCGACGGACAGCCCAACCAGCGCGAACTCCGACCTCAACCTCGTCAACGACCGAGACTACTTTCCCTACCAGCCCAAGTCCCTAGCCGGCATCGCCACGCGCTCCTTCTGCCTCGGCATCGCTGTTACCATTGGCGTCGGCGCAACCGTCGCAACCCTTTTCTACACATCGAGCTCGCTCTGGCGCctgcccttcttcctcgccgcGCTCGCGACCTTTCACTTCCTCGAGTTCTGGACCACAGCCGCCTACAATACCCGCGCTGCCGATGTCAAGTCCTTCCTTCTCACGGCCAACTGGCCCGGCTACGCCATCGCACACGGCTTCGCGACGCTTGAGTGTCTGCTGACCAACGCCTTCTGGCCAAACCGTGCGTGGGCGCCGTTTGGTTCCGGTACGCTGCTCTGTTTGCTCGGCCTGGCCCTGACGGTGATCGGCCAGGTGGTGCGCAGTGTGGCCATGGTACAGGCGGGACCGAGCTTCAACCACTTGGTGCAGCGCCAGCGAAGCTCGGCGCACGTACTGGTGACGTCGGGGATCTACGGCAGGTTCAGGCACCCGAGTTACTTTGGCTTCTTTTGGTGGGCGTTGGGGACGCAGATGGCTATGGGCAACGTCGTTAGCTTTGTGGCTTATGCGGCGGTGTTGTGGAAGTTCTTCAGTTCGAGGATCAAGCATGAGGAGGAGTTTTTGGTCAAGTTCTTTGGGCAAGAGTATGTGGATTATCGAAGAAGGGTGGGCACCAAGATTCCGTTTGTTCCCTGA
- a CDS encoding prenyl cysteine carboxyl methyltransferase Ste14, variant — protein sequence MERMETSSNLRQWSQEGPTSANSDLNLVNDRDYFPYQPKSLAGIATRSFCLGIAVTIGVGATVATLFYTSSSLWRLPFFLAALATFHFLEFWTTAAYNTRAADVKSFLLTANWPGYAIAHGFATLECLLTNAFWPNRAWAPFGSGTLLCLLGLALTVIGQVVRSVAMVQAGPSFNHLVQRQRSSAHVLVTSGIYGRFRHPSYFGFFWWALGTQMAMGNVVSFVAYAAVLWKFFSSRIKHEEEFLVKFFGQEYVDYRRRVGTKIPFVP from the exons ATGGAAAGAATGGAAACATCGTCCAATTTGCGCCAGTGGTCGCAAGAGGG CCCAACCAGCGCGAACTCCGACCTCAACCTCGTCAACGACCGAGACTACTTTCCCTACCAGCCCAAGTCCCTAGCCGGCATCGCCACGCGCTCCTTCTGCCTCGGCATCGCTGTTACCATTGGCGTCGGCGCAACCGTCGCAACCCTTTTCTACACATCGAGCTCGCTCTGGCGCctgcccttcttcctcgccgcGCTCGCGACCTTTCACTTCCTCGAGTTCTGGACCACAGCCGCCTACAATACCCGCGCTGCCGATGTCAAGTCCTTCCTTCTCACGGCCAACTGGCCCGGCTACGCCATCGCACACGGCTTCGCGACGCTTGAGTGTCTGCTGACCAACGCCTTCTGGCCAAACCGTGCGTGGGCGCCGTTTGGTTCCGGTACGCTGCTCTGTTTGCTCGGCCTGGCCCTGACGGTGATCGGCCAGGTGGTGCGCAGTGTGGCCATGGTACAGGCGGGACCGAGCTTCAACCACTTGGTGCAGCGCCAGCGAAGCTCGGCGCACGTACTGGTGACGTCGGGGATCTACGGCAGGTTCAGGCACCCGAGTTACTTTGGCTTCTTTTGGTGGGCGTTGGGGACGCAGATGGCTATGGGCAACGTCGTTAGCTTTGTGGCTTATGCGGCGGTGTTGTGGAAGTTCTTCAGTTCGAGGATCAAGCATGAGGAGGAGTTTTTGGTCAAGTTCTTTGGGCAAGAGTATGTGGATTATCGAAGAAGGGTGGGCACCAAGATTCCGTTTGTTCCCTGA
- a CDS encoding diacylglycerol O-acyltransferase, variant, whose protein sequence is MSSSTATTTGLDPAVHTSNDNVIRRTHGTENGSTPNDKANAGGEPETETKRHSKKVVRSKYRHVEAVHSQSRPSCLSHDTTESPSFLGFRNLMVIVLVVGNLRLIIENIQKYGVLICIGCHDFRKSDINLGLLLYFLIPCHLFIAYIIEYYAAVQARAERNVSASEQNAKEHQHQDGTNSPTEEQHRKFQSTWKLVRLLHAINVTTALVLTSYVVYYHIHHPLIGTLTEVHAIVVWLKTASYAFTNRDLRHAYLHPARGELDALPGLYAECPYPENITMGNLCYFWWAPTLVYQPVYPRTAKIRWSFVAKRCGEVICLSVFIWFLSAQYATPVLRNSLDKIASLDIPSIVERLLKLSTISLIIWLAGFFALFQSFLNALAEVTRFADRSFYDEWWNSESLGVYWRTWNKPVYQYFKRHVYSPMRSRGWSNATASLAVFFLSAVLHELLVGVPTHNLIGVAFLGMFLQLPLIQFTKPLEKKTSPNGKLLGNIIFWVSFTIFGQPFAALMYFYAWQAKYGSVSKMTTSQQLVQQGQGTCPPLV, encoded by the exons ATGAGTAGTTCAACGGCCACGACGACGGGGCTTGACCCCGCTGTCCACACCTCAAACGACAACGTCATCCGTCGGACTCATGGTACAGAAAATGGCAGCACTCCTAATGACAAGGCCAATGCCGGTGGTGAACCAGAGACGGAGACGAAAAGACACTCGAAGAAGGTAGTTCGGAGTAAATATCGCCATGTCGAGGCCGTTCACTCTCAATCAAGGCCATCCTGTCTGAGCCACGACACAACTGAGAGCCCCAGCTTCTTGGGGTTCCGCAACCTGATGGTCATTGTTTTGG TTGTCGGTAACCTTCGTTTGATCATTGAGAACATCCAAAAG TACGGCGTCCTGATATGCATCGGCTGCCATGACTTTCGGAAATCCGACATCAACCTCGGTCTGTTGCTGTACTTCCTGATCCCCTGCCACCTTTTCATCGCCTACATCATCGAGTACTACGCCGCCGTCCAAGCCCGTGCCGAGCGCAATGTGTCCGCCTCCGAGCAGAACGCAAAggagcaccagcaccaagaCGGCACCAATAGCCCAACCGAGGAGCAGCACCGCAAGTTCCAATCAACATGGAAGCTCGTTCGCCTCCTTCACGCCATCAACGTAACTACCGCCCTGGTTCTAACCTCCTATGTGGTTTACTaccacatccaccacccTTTGATTGGCACCCTCACGGAAGTGCACGCCATCGTGGTCTGGCTCAAGACAGCCTCGTACGCCTTCACCAACCGCGACCTGAGACACGCGTACCTGCACCCGGCCCGCGGAGAGCTCGACGCCTTGCCAGGACTGTACGCGGAGTGTCCCTATCCGGAGAACATCACGATGGGCAATCTCTGCTACTTCTGGTGGGCTCCCACGCTAGTCTACCAGCCCGTATACCCGCGCACCGCCAAAATCCGGTGGTCGTTCGTGGCCAAGCGATGTGGCGAGGTGATTTGTCTCAGTGTATTCATCTGGTTCCTTTCGGCGCAATACGCGACGCCGGTGCTGCGCAACTCGCTGGACAAGATTGCTTCGCTTGATATCCCGAGCATTGTGGAGCGGCTGCTGAAGTTGTCGACTATTTCGTTGATTATCTGGCTCGCTGGGTTCTTCGCGCTGTTCCAGAGCTTTTTGAACGCGCTGGCTGAGGTGACCAGGTTTGCGGACCGCTCGTTTTATGATGAGTGGTGGAACAGCGAGAGCTTGGGCGTGTACTGGCGCACGTGGAACAAGCCCGTTTATCAGTACTTCAAGCGCCATGTGTACTCGCCCATGCGGTCGAGGGGGTGGAGTAATGCGACGGCGAGTTTGGCGGTTTTCTTCTTGAGCGCCGTCTTGCATGAATTGCTTGTTGGTGTGCCTACTCATAACCTTATTg GCGTCGCTTTTCTCGGCATGTTCCTTCAACTGCCTCTCATCCAGTTCACCAAGCCTTTGGAAAAGAAAACGTCTCCCAATGGCAAGTTGCTGGGCAACATCATCTTCTGGGTCTCCTTTACCATCTTTGGCCAACCGTTTGCGGCCCTCATGTACTTTTACGCATGGCAGGCCAAGTATGGGAGTGTGAGCAAGATGACTACTTCGCAGCAGCTTGTTCAGCAAGGGCAGGGGACGTGCCCTCCTCTCGTGTAG
- a CDS encoding polyadenylation factor subunit 2, variant: MSYEPRGDHDKGYGGGGGHDGLPPRNRGRRPVTDYGASVVHYMRHRQPRYRGSYAGEVERPSPSYIVDMLPPYARVTNPADSVPSRHLHSSLNKIKHPINVVRWTPEGRRLLTASSSGEFTLWNGTGFNFETIMQAHDSAIRALVYSHSDDWLVSADHDGIIKYWQPNFNNVESIRGHTDPIRDLAFSPNDTKFVTASDDQTLKVFDFAGGSTDMTLTGHGWDAKSCDWHPSRGLIVSGSKDHLVKLWDPRTGRCLTTLHGHKNTITKTLFERVQGNCLATSARDQTARVFDLRMMRDIALLRGHEKDISTLTWHPVHSNLLSTGGSDGSLFHYLLDEPNTAPDGSVMPIPAVYDTADPSSAPAQPIYPAHKIPYAHDFAIWSLDWHPLGHILASGSNDRITRFWSRARPGEAPESFNDRYHIGEAAAEAQGTWDRRGGRHMRQVEEEQELEDEMDGLVDQKMPIKGQPGVGGGGMMPGLSFPSIPGLPLQQVPSSGPGGSGFIPPPPIIPGVGGATGVPPPLPFPIPGMPGLPAGVVPPPLPGLDLKNPPDFSALAEMMKKAGYQPPPPPGSAGAPMPPPGILPPGLIPPPGAAGFPMPPPGFAPPPLIPGAGGPPGGATHPDGGNDQYDSSGRRRAPLPSQEESLRMEQSKGNYTRVR, encoded by the exons ATGTCATACGAGCCCAGGGGAGATCATGACAAGGGCtatggagggggaggaggtcaTGATGGCCTCCCACCCCGAAATAGAGGCAGAC GCCCCGTCACCGACTATGGTGCTTCAGTAGTTCACTACATGCGCCACAGGCAACCGAGATACCGGGGATCGTATGCTGGTGAAGTTGAAAGGCCCAGCCCGAGTTACATTGTTGAT ATGTTACCACCATACGCCCGAGTCACCAATCCAGCAGACTCCGTACCATCAAGGCATCTTCACTCTTCCCTCAACAAAATCAAACACCCCATCAATGTGGTACGATGGACGCCAGAAGGACGAAGGCTGTTAACGGCCAGTAGCAGTGGAGAGTTTACGCTCTGGAACGGCACAGGATTCAATTTCGAAACGATCATGCAAGCCCACGATTCCGCCATTCGTGCTCTAGTATATTCGCACAGCGACGACTGGCTCGTCTCAGCCGATCATGACGGTATCATCAAATATTGGCAGCCAAACTTCAACAATGTCGAGAGCATTAGGGGCCATACTGATCCCATCCGCGACCTTGCCTTCAGCCCCAACGACACCAAATTTGTCACGGCTTCAGATGATCAGACACTCAAAGTCTTTGACTTTGCTGGCGGCTCAACGGACATGACTCTGACAGGGCACGGATGGGACGCAAAGAGTTGCGATTGGCATCCCAGCAGAGGCCTGATTGTCTCTGGTTCGAAAGATCATCTGGTCAAGCTGTGGGATCCAAGGACGGGTAGATGCCTGACCACGCTTCATGGGCACAaaaacaccatcaccaaaacGCTCTTCGAGAGAGTACAGGGAAACTGTTTGGCAACATCAGCTAGAGATCAGACAGCTCGCGTGTTCGACCTTCGAATGATGCGAGACATCGCCCTCCTCAGGGGCCACGAAAAGGACATATCGACATTGACGTGGCACCCAGTCCACTCCAACCTCCTAAGCACCGGCGGCTCGGACGGCTCGCTATTCCACTACCTCTTGGACGAGCCGAACACCGCGCCCGACGGCTCAGTCATGCCGATCCCGGCAGTTTACGACACCGCCGATCCTTCGTCCGCACCTGCCCAACCCATCTACCCAGCCCACAAGATCCCCTATGCCCACGACTTCGCCATCTGGTCGCTCGACTGGCACCCGCTCGGCCACATCCTCGCCTCGGGATCCAACGATCGCATCACACGTTTCTGGTCTCGCGCAAGACCTGGCGAGGCTCCCGAGTCCTTCAACGACCGGTATCACATCGGCGAGGCAGCAGCCGAAGCTCAAGGCACCTGGGATCGCCGCGGCGGCCGTCACATGCGGCaagtcgaggaggagcaggagctgGAGGACGAGATGGACGGCCTGGTGGATCAAAAGATGCCCATCAAGGGGCAGCCcggcgttggcggcggcggaatGATGCCTGGTCTTTCCTTCCCCAGCATTCCCGGCCTTCCTCTCCAGCAGGTTCCCAGCTCTGGCCCTGGCGGCAGCGGTTTTATaccgccaccacccatcATCCCCGGCGTCGGCGGTGCCACCGGTGTCccgcctcctctccccttccctaTCCCCGGCATGCCCGGTCTGCCTGCCGGTGTCGTCCCGCCGCCCCTTCCGGGTTTAGATCTGAAGAACCCGCCCGACTTTAGCGCGCTCGCTGAAATGATGAAGAAGGCCGGTTAtcaaccgccgccgccgccaggcTCGGCTGGCGCACCGATGCCCCCTCCCGGCATCCTGCCCCCTGGCCTAATCCCCCCGCCGGGCGCGGCGGGCTTCCCTATGCCCCCTCCTGGGTTTGCGCCTCCGCCGCTGAttcctggtgctggtggtccGCCGGGAGGAGCCACTCACCCCGATGGTGGGAATGATCAGTATGATTCGTCAGGGAGGAGACGCGCGCCGTTGCCTAGTCAGGAGGAGAGTCTTAGGATGGAGCAGAGCAAGGGCAATTATACGCGCGTGAGATAG